The Microbacterium foliorum genome has a window encoding:
- a CDS encoding GNAT family N-acetyltransferase, with translation MAELRAIVMRPDLERLGRYDPVRVRQRFLDAYAPENTSVIVVDGADVGLIAVRVEPDAVWIEHFYLDPGVQGRGLGSAVLAHLLADERPSVPFRLNVLQGSPARRLYERHGFVLESEDDVDVFMAAEPARV, from the coding sequence ATGGCGGAGCTGAGGGCGATCGTCATGCGCCCCGATCTCGAGCGGCTCGGCCGCTACGATCCTGTGCGTGTGCGGCAGCGGTTCCTCGATGCGTACGCGCCGGAGAACACCAGTGTGATCGTCGTCGACGGAGCGGATGTCGGGCTCATCGCTGTGCGGGTGGAACCCGACGCGGTGTGGATCGAGCACTTCTATCTCGACCCGGGCGTGCAGGGGCGGGGGCTGGGATCTGCGGTGCTCGCGCATCTTCTTGCCGATGAGAGGCCCTCGGTTCCGTTCCGCCTGAACGTGCTGCAGGGAAGCCCCGCTCGGCGCCTCTACGAGAGACACGGGTTCGTGCTCGAGAGTGAAGACGACGTCGATGTCTTCATGGCGGCGGAACCGGCGCGGGTCTGA
- a CDS encoding EamA family transporter has product MSALAFVLVFAAAIAHAAWNVVAHGVSKAGTPFLWWGAVGGTVVWVGVIPFTGGLGTDDLRGFLLGVGVSAALHVIYMAVLQRGYREGNLSTVYATARGTGPFLSVVVAVVLLGERPSVLALVGVAAIILGVIAIGLVDRGRSSRSRRSLDPGLLFGLLTGVVIAVYTIWDANAVRTWNLSPVAFMVGTMLLEIPFYSVGVRGRWAAVRTLGRAQWRRIVAFSILSPLSYILVLTAIQIAPVALVAPLREVSVVLVSLFGVFALKESRPGWRISASVIVLAGIVLLAL; this is encoded by the coding sequence ATGTCCGCTCTCGCCTTCGTCCTCGTCTTCGCCGCGGCGATCGCCCACGCCGCCTGGAACGTCGTCGCCCACGGGGTGAGCAAGGCGGGCACGCCCTTCCTGTGGTGGGGCGCCGTCGGGGGCACGGTCGTGTGGGTGGGGGTGATCCCCTTCACCGGCGGTCTCGGCACCGATGATCTGCGCGGGTTCCTGCTGGGCGTCGGGGTGTCCGCTGCGCTCCATGTGATCTACATGGCGGTTCTGCAGCGCGGGTACCGCGAGGGCAACCTGTCGACCGTCTACGCGACCGCGAGGGGCACCGGACCCTTCCTGTCGGTGGTCGTCGCCGTCGTGCTGCTGGGGGAGCGCCCGTCCGTCCTCGCCCTGGTCGGCGTCGCCGCGATCATCCTGGGCGTGATCGCGATCGGTCTCGTCGACCGTGGACGTTCGTCCCGCTCGCGGAGATCCCTCGACCCCGGGCTGCTGTTCGGACTCCTCACCGGCGTCGTGATCGCGGTCTACACGATCTGGGACGCGAACGCCGTGCGCACCTGGAACCTGTCACCCGTCGCGTTCATGGTGGGCACGATGCTGCTCGAGATCCCGTTCTACTCGGTCGGTGTCCGCGGACGGTGGGCGGCCGTGCGTACGCTCGGACGCGCGCAGTGGCGACGGATCGTGGCCTTCAGCATCCTGTCGCCGCTCTCGTACATCCTCGTGCTCACCGCCATCCAGATCGCGCCGGTCGCGCTCGTCGCCCCGCTGCGCGAGGTCAGTGTCGTTCTGGTCTCGCTGTTCGGCGTCTTCGCGCTGAAGGAGAGTCGGCCGGGGTGGCGGATCTCGGCATCGGTCATCGTGCTCGCCGGGATCGTGCTGCTCGCGCTGTAG